The following proteins are co-located in the Eriocheir sinensis breed Jianghai 21 chromosome 1, ASM2467909v1, whole genome shotgun sequence genome:
- the LOC126995675 gene encoding uncharacterized protein LOC126995675 isoform X2 yields the protein MATKTFRKEEIRRAVYGTCLVDAPVGGCRVEAAPIRVTVSVRRRRGCWGRLAGAWKEAAAFSFVDRPRAPFLSNAFLDLEHVFRYSSEADAGAAQVKICLTLLSGKTRVAKVGLEDFLGQLMHSGRPECFTLYVYEGKVALLQTRQPSPEVLTEWLFDGKGNDAHKGSTYKDRACCDPEVTEIDQCQDKMDTSDSDVSAWETPEEDSDVSAWETPEEDSDVSAWETPEEDSDVSAWETPEEDSDVSAWETPEEDSDESVDDSGEESGLDTAEDTDRESGWESEDGDSEEESERETPGDSDESGWETLEEDAEEEAGRGTAGGTEERGGGRGFLARRGAAWRHNRLALLLAAATVLVSRVPLADPDEWRRGGGGGGL from the exons ATGGCAACCAAAACCTTCCGCAAAGAGGAGATCCGACGTGCCGTCTACGGCACTTGCTTGGTGGATGCGCCCGTGGGCGGGTGCAGGGTGGAGGCCGCGCCCATCCGGGTGACGGTCAGCGTCCGCCGGCGCCGCGGGTGCTGGGGGAGACTGGCCGGAGCCTGGAAGGAGGCGGCCGCGTTTTCCTTCGTCGACAGGCCGCGGGCCCCCTTCTTATCCAACGCCTTCCTGGACCTGGAGCACGTCTTCCGGTACAGCAGCGAGGCGGACGCGGGCGCGGCGCAAGTTAAGATCTGTCTGACGCTCCTTAGCGGCAAGACGCGCGTGGCCAAAGTGGGCCTGGAAGACTTCCTGGGCCAGCTGATGCACAGCGGCCGCCCAGAGTGCTTCACCCTGTACGTCTACGAGGGGAAGGTCGCCCTGCTGCAGACCCGCCAGCCATCTCCGGAGGTTCTGACGGAGTGGCTGTTTGACGGGAAGGGAAATGACGCCCACAAAGGGTCAACTTACAAGGACCGTGCCTGCTGTGACCCCGAGGTCACTGAGATAGACCAGTGCCAAGACAAGATGGACACCagtgactcagatgtgagtgcatgggaaactcctgaagaagactcagatgtgagtgcatgggaaactcctgaagaagactcagatgtgagtgcatgggaaactcctgaagaagactcagatgtgagtgcatgggaaactcctgaagaagactcagatgtgagtgcatgggaaactcccgaagaagactcagat GAGAGTGTAGATGACTCAGGCGAGGAGAGTGGACTTGACACTGCTGAAGACACAGATAGGGAGAGTGGATGGGAGTCTGAGGACGGAGACTCCGAGGAGGAGAGTGAACGGGAGACTCCCGGAGACTcggatgagagtggatgggagactcttgaagaagacgcagaggaggaggctgggcgggGGACTGCTGGAGGCACCGAGGAgcgtggcggcggccgcggcttcCTGGCGAGGCGGGGGGCGGCGTGGCGGCACAACCGCCTCGCCCTGCTCCTGGCCGCCGCTACGGTCTTGGTCTCGCGGGTGCCACTCGCTGACCCTGACGagtggcggcggggcggcggcggcggggggctgtGA
- the LOC127009465 gene encoding uncharacterized protein LOC127009465 — protein MTVSHQLLRSQPLSEALESQVQSAVHILNALNNPLFKMFFTFLGYILPIINKMNREFQSESVMIHTAYSNICAFYRTILSNYVKKDVLKSKSDPFEVEFKDPSNFLPENEWYCGSKVESMLADKNVLEKLGSEASRFRLRCLDFYVELSKQISQRFKGLSDVLPLLNACDPAIARENRVTSLVPLFKKFPQLIEESDYDVCNDEWRSLTFHEDALSASSNPTEFWCSVLKLKTSDGTPVFPNLAELMLKLLVLPHSSAAVERIFSQVQLIKTDLRNRLNTESINGLLLSKGNGGAVPCYEWEPSPLMIRSAQNVFSEAKQSI, from the exons ATGACAGTCAGCCACCAGCTACTGAGAAGTCAACCTCTC TCAGAAGCCTTGGAATCTCAAGTACAGTCTGCTGTGCATATACTGAATGCCTTGAACAATCCTCTGTTCAAAATGTTCTTCACTTTCCTTGGGTATATTCTACCCATTATCAATAAGATGAACAGAGAGTTTCAAAGCGAATCAGTCATGATACACACTGCATATTCTAACATCTGTGCCTTTTATAGGACTATTCTGAGCAATTATGTAAAGAAAGACGTACTAAAATCAAAGTCAGATCCATTTGAAGTGGAATTTAAAGACCCTTCCAATTTCCTGCCTGAAAATGAATGGTACTGTGGCAGCAAAGTAGAGAGTATGCTGGCAGATAAAAATGTGTTAGAGAAACTTGGATCTGAAGCTTCCAGGTTTCGGTTGAGATGTCTGGATTTTTATGTAGAGCTATCAAAGCAAATCAGTCAAAGGTTCAAAGGTTTGAGTGATGTACTCCCGTTGTTAAATGCCTGTGATCCTGCCATAGCAAGAGAGAATAGAGTTACAAGTCTAGTGCCACTGTTCAAAAAATTTCCTCAGCTGATTGAAGAATCAGACTATGATGTTTGCAATGATGAATGGCGGTCACTTACTTTTCATGAAGATGCTTTGAGTGCATCAAGTAACCCCACCGAATTTTGGTGTTCAGTACTAAAACTTAAGACTAGTGATGGAACACCTGTGTTTCCAAATCTAGCTGAGCTAATGTTAAAATTGTTAGTTCTACCACATTCATCAGCTGCAGTGGAGAGAATTTTTTCACAAGTTCAATTAATTAAGACAGACCTAAGAAACAGACTGAACACGGAGTCAATAAATGGACTTCTGTTAAGTAAAGGTAACGGGGGAGCAGTTCCATGCTATGAATGGGAGCCGAGTCCCTTGATGATAAGATCTGCTCAAAATGTGTTCAGTGAGGCTAAGCAAAGCATATAG
- the LOC126995675 gene encoding uncharacterized protein LOC126995675 isoform X1 gives MATKTFRKEEIRRAVYGTCLVDAPVGGCRVEAAPIRVTVSVRRRRGCWGRLAGAWKEAAAFSFVDRPRAPFLSNAFLDLEHVFRYSSEADAGAAQVKICLTLLSGKTRVAKVGLEDFLGQLMHSGRPECFTLYVYEGKVALLQTRQPSPEVLTEWLFDGKGNDAHKGSTYKDRACCDPEVTEIDQCQDKMDTSDSDVSAWETPEEDSDVSAWETPEEDSDVSAWETPEEDSDVSAWETPEEDSDVSAWETPEEDSDVSASETPEEDSDESVDDSGEESGLDTAEDTDRESGWESEDGDSEEESERETPGDSDESGWETLEEDAEEEAGRGTAGGTEERGGGRGFLARRGAAWRHNRLALLLAAATVLVSRVPLADPDEWRRGGGGGGL, from the exons ATGGCAACCAAAACCTTCCGCAAAGAGGAGATCCGACGTGCCGTCTACGGCACTTGCTTGGTGGATGCGCCCGTGGGCGGGTGCAGGGTGGAGGCCGCGCCCATCCGGGTGACGGTCAGCGTCCGCCGGCGCCGCGGGTGCTGGGGGAGACTGGCCGGAGCCTGGAAGGAGGCGGCCGCGTTTTCCTTCGTCGACAGGCCGCGGGCCCCCTTCTTATCCAACGCCTTCCTGGACCTGGAGCACGTCTTCCGGTACAGCAGCGAGGCGGACGCGGGCGCGGCGCAAGTTAAGATCTGTCTGACGCTCCTTAGCGGCAAGACGCGCGTGGCCAAAGTGGGCCTGGAAGACTTCCTGGGCCAGCTGATGCACAGCGGCCGCCCAGAGTGCTTCACCCTGTACGTCTACGAGGGGAAGGTCGCCCTGCTGCAGACCCGCCAGCCATCTCCGGAGGTTCTGACGGAGTGGCTGTTTGACGGGAAGGGAAATGACGCCCACAAAGGGTCAACTTACAAGGACCGTGCCTGCTGTGACCCCGAGGTCACTGAGATAGACCAGTGCCAAGACAAGATGGACACCagtgactcagatgtgagtgcatgggaaactcctgaagaagactcagatgtgagtgcatgggaaactcctgaagaagactcagatgtgagtgcatgggaaactcctgaagaagactcagatgtgagtgcatgggaaactcctgaagaagactcagatgtgagtgcatgggaaactcccgaagaagactcagatgtgagtgcatcggaaactcccgaagaagactcagat GAGAGTGTAGATGACTCAGGCGAGGAGAGTGGACTTGACACTGCTGAAGACACAGATAGGGAGAGTGGATGGGAGTCTGAGGACGGAGACTCCGAGGAGGAGAGTGAACGGGAGACTCCCGGAGACTcggatgagagtggatgggagactcttgaagaagacgcagaggaggaggctgggcgggGGACTGCTGGAGGCACCGAGGAgcgtggcggcggccgcggcttcCTGGCGAGGCGGGGGGCGGCGTGGCGGCACAACCGCCTCGCCCTGCTCCTGGCCGCCGCTACGGTCTTGGTCTCGCGGGTGCCACTCGCTGACCCTGACGagtggcggcggggcggcggcggcggggggctgtGA